Proteins from a single region of Haloarcula laminariae:
- a CDS encoding acyltransferase, with protein MAESADILPPESGQSPVRIGADSVVRAGSVIYPDVVAGNRLQTGHHAVLRPQTTVGHDCAVGAQVVVDGRSDLGDEVDLQTGAYVPSETTIGDRVFVGPRAVLTNDPYPLRQGVDPAGPTLEDDATVGANATVLPGVTVGERAFVAAGAVVTEDVPPSTLAVGAPAKHRPLPEHLTAGNVPR; from the coding sequence ATCGCGGAGTCGGCCGACATCCTCCCGCCCGAGAGCGGCCAGTCGCCAGTCAGAATCGGCGCCGACTCGGTAGTCCGGGCGGGGTCGGTGATCTATCCCGACGTCGTCGCCGGGAACCGGCTGCAGACCGGCCACCACGCCGTCCTCAGACCGCAGACGACCGTCGGCCACGACTGCGCCGTCGGCGCCCAGGTCGTCGTCGACGGACGGAGCGACCTCGGTGACGAGGTGGACCTACAGACCGGGGCGTACGTCCCGTCGGAGACGACCATCGGCGACCGGGTGTTCGTCGGGCCCCGGGCCGTCCTGACGAACGACCCGTACCCGCTCCGCCAGGGGGTCGACCCCGCGGGGCCGACACTCGAAGACGACGCCACCGTCGGTGCGAACGCCACCGTGTTGCCGGGCGTGACCGTCGGTGAACGCGCCTTCGTCGCCGCGGGGGCGGTCGTCACCGAGGACGTACCACCGTCGACACTCGCGGTGGGAGCGCCGGCGAAACACCGGCCGCTACCGGAGCACCTGACCGCCGGCAACGTCCCTCGGTGA
- a CDS encoding formyltransferase family protein gives MPSVAFLGSHPLGERCLDQLTSHDAFSVELVVTYGPGEDTWWDGCLYDRAERMGHRVVTRDSVRAVLDYDVDYLVSVYYPDVLDAELLAHPNVAPLNLHQAELPRYRGQYAFSHAIMNARADDHWRYGTTLHVMAPEVETGDIVARRFVPIAESDTARTLYDRVCDASVELFREQLTTLRDGAVRRVATPQSAYNGERYGDTGERLDVSKAIPVERLADDDEATQLAVYDKIRALDFPPFEPAYTELGGRRVYLTATNYGDIFGRTAVGDIDDETGRIAVPQPDGRH, from the coding sequence ATGCCGTCGGTCGCATTCCTGGGGAGCCATCCTCTCGGCGAGCGCTGTCTGGACCAACTGACCAGCCACGACGCCTTCTCCGTCGAGTTGGTCGTGACGTACGGGCCCGGCGAGGACACCTGGTGGGACGGCTGCCTGTACGACCGCGCCGAGCGGATGGGCCACCGGGTCGTCACACGGGACTCGGTGCGGGCGGTGCTCGACTACGACGTGGACTACCTCGTCAGCGTCTACTATCCCGACGTTCTCGACGCCGAGTTGCTGGCCCACCCGAACGTCGCCCCGCTGAACCTCCACCAGGCCGAACTGCCCCGGTATCGAGGGCAGTACGCTTTCTCGCATGCAATCATGAACGCCCGGGCGGACGACCACTGGCGGTACGGGACCACGCTGCACGTGATGGCGCCGGAGGTCGAGACCGGCGACATCGTCGCCCGCAGGTTCGTCCCCATCGCGGAGTCCGACACGGCGCGGACGCTGTACGACCGCGTCTGTGACGCCTCCGTGGAGCTGTTCCGCGAACAGCTCACGACGCTCCGCGACGGAGCGGTCCGCCGGGTCGCGACCCCCCAGTCGGCGTACAACGGCGAGCGCTACGGCGACACCGGGGAGCGTCTCGACGTGTCCAAGGCGATTCCGGTCGAGCGGCTGGCCGACGACGACGAGGCGACGCAGCTGGCGGTGTACGATAAGATACGCGCGCTCGACTTCCCGCCGTTCGAACCGGCCTACACGGAACTGGGCGGGCGGCGGGTGTATCTCACCGCGACGAACTACGGCGATATCTTCGGACGGACCGCGGTGGGGGACATCGACGACGAGACGGGCCGGATAGCGGTCCCACAGCCCGATGGTCGCCACTGA
- a CDS encoding ArsR family transcriptional regulator, with protein MSEPDPWDDISYVISSRYRIATLRRLSDGPATPSLIADETELSIAHVSRALQELRDTDLVTLLVSENRRKGRVYGITDEGLEVWETIEAENML; from the coding sequence ATGAGCGAGCCCGACCCGTGGGACGACATCAGCTACGTCATCAGCTCGCGGTACCGAATCGCGACGCTCCGGCGCCTCTCGGACGGCCCGGCGACGCCGTCGCTCATCGCGGACGAGACGGAGCTCAGCATCGCCCACGTCTCGCGGGCGCTCCAGGAGCTTCGCGACACGGACCTCGTGACGCTGCTCGTCTCGGAGAACCGACGCAAGGGCCGGGTGTACGGCATCACCGACGAGGGCCTCGAAGTGTGGGAGACAATCGAGGCCGAGAACATGCTGTAG
- a CDS encoding DUF7344 domain-containing protein translates to MSTQDQSAHSNADQPTRTDSQNEGPDGTAQQGEEVTEPEPEPLSLDLVFEILKNSRRREVIHYLRDREAEERVSLGELAEHVAAIENDTTTEQLTSSQRKRVYVGLYQCHLPKMDDMGVVDFNQDRGHVALAPQADCLTEYLDRPTEDESVQWHRYYGAISAVGVAIVGLSFGVGLTSGLAAGLLGLVIATFAFCSACHWVTETREED, encoded by the coding sequence ATGAGTACCCAGGACCAATCCGCACACTCCAATGCCGACCAACCGACTCGAACCGACAGCCAGAACGAGGGACCCGATGGTACAGCGCAACAGGGCGAGGAGGTCACTGAGCCCGAGCCGGAGCCGCTTTCCTTGGACCTCGTCTTCGAGATACTCAAGAACAGCCGGCGGCGCGAGGTAATTCACTATCTGAGGGACCGGGAGGCAGAAGAGCGGGTCTCGCTCGGCGAACTGGCCGAGCACGTCGCCGCCATCGAGAACGACACGACGACCGAGCAGCTCACGTCCAGCCAGCGAAAACGGGTCTACGTCGGTCTCTACCAGTGCCACCTCCCGAAGATGGACGACATGGGGGTCGTCGACTTCAACCAGGACCGCGGCCACGTAGCGCTGGCCCCGCAGGCGGACTGTCTGACCGAGTATCTTGACCGCCCGACCGAAGACGAGAGCGTGCAGTGGCATCGGTACTACGGCGCTATCTCGGCTGTCGGCGTCGCAATCGTCGGGCTCTCCTTTGGGGTCGGTCTCACCTCGGGGCTCGCGGCGGGGCTGCTCGGGCTCGTCATCGCGACGTTCGCGTTTTGCTCGGCGTGTCACTGGGTCACTGAAACCCGCGAGGAAGACTGA
- a CDS encoding phosphopantetheine adenylyltransferase: MSARIAILGGTFTPIHNGHRALLHSAFQTASHDGQGDGHVIVGLTAESLARETRSDPSHADQLGSYTDRAETLGNTLERISDAYPATWEIVKITDTFGPAATREDADALVVAPEGKAQQRAHELNDERLQRGYQPLEIHTSPFVVAEDGLRISSTRIRNGEINAQGRLLETDD, translated from the coding sequence ATGTCAGCACGTATCGCCATCCTCGGTGGCACGTTCACCCCGATTCACAACGGTCATCGCGCGTTGCTCCACAGCGCGTTCCAGACCGCGAGTCACGACGGTCAGGGGGACGGACACGTCATAGTCGGTCTGACGGCCGAATCACTGGCCCGCGAGACGCGAAGCGACCCCTCACACGCGGACCAGCTGGGCTCGTACACGGACCGAGCGGAGACGCTCGGAAACACGCTGGAGCGTATCTCCGACGCTTACCCAGCGACGTGGGAGATAGTCAAGATAACGGACACGTTCGGCCCTGCCGCCACGCGGGAGGACGCTGACGCCCTCGTCGTCGCGCCGGAGGGGAAAGCCCAGCAACGCGCCCACGAGCTGAACGACGAGCGCCTCCAGCGCGGGTACCAACCGCTCGAGATACACACCTCGCCGTTCGTGGTCGCCGAGGACGGACTCCGCATAAGTAGCACTCGCATCCGAAACGGTGAGATAAACGCCCAGGGCCGACTACTCGAGACCGACGACTGA
- a CDS encoding tyrosine-type recombinase/integrase — MSSETTAPEPEDDPIGYFLDDVTYHGKSERTREFYERVLRGFEAFLAESDRSVPVAAASHRDCMAYVHGLRGDHSESTVATYASYLHRFFAYMTQVGTFDSNPMTLVMEEMDESINTDPTRREIGIEGMRAFVGDIGHPLTRAVILTLLKTGMRAGELCNLDLRDLNLAEPGPSPEVPVRAALDGRPDSLYVAAEPSRGAVTNGEKRTASNKRKRDTTIPVDAELARTLRRWLAIRPDVRSDAEPLFVSTSGDWGQRLTPDMVHHLVEGHARDHGWYRDGGGTEENVTPHYFRHFFTTHLRDRTGDRGVVKYLRGDVAQDVIDTYTHEWGSRVRESYENHIYSLL; from the coding sequence ATGAGTTCCGAGACCACGGCCCCCGAACCCGAAGACGACCCCATCGGCTACTTTCTCGACGACGTCACCTACCACGGGAAAAGCGAGCGGACGCGGGAGTTCTACGAGCGGGTGTTGCGGGGCTTCGAAGCGTTTCTGGCCGAGAGCGACCGTTCGGTTCCGGTCGCAGCGGCCTCACACCGGGACTGTATGGCCTACGTACACGGCCTCAGAGGCGACCACAGCGAGAGCACCGTGGCGACGTACGCCTCCTACCTCCACCGGTTTTTCGCCTACATGACGCAGGTCGGGACGTTCGACTCCAACCCGATGACCCTGGTGATGGAGGAGATGGACGAGTCAATCAACACGGACCCGACGCGGCGTGAGATCGGCATCGAGGGGATGCGGGCGTTCGTCGGGGACATCGGTCACCCCTTGACCCGAGCAGTGATTCTGACGCTACTGAAGACGGGGATGCGAGCGGGCGAGCTCTGCAATCTGGACCTCAGAGACCTGAATCTGGCCGAACCGGGACCGAGCCCCGAGGTGCCTGTTCGCGCCGCCCTCGACGGGCGGCCGGACTCGCTGTACGTCGCTGCTGAACCGAGCCGCGGTGCGGTGACTAACGGCGAGAAACGCACCGCCTCGAACAAGCGGAAACGGGACACGACGATTCCGGTCGATGCCGAACTCGCCCGGACGCTGCGGCGCTGGCTGGCGATTCGGCCGGACGTCCGTTCCGACGCGGAGCCGCTGTTCGTCTCCACGAGCGGTGACTGGGGACAGCGACTCACGCCCGACATGGTCCACCACCTCGTCGAGGGACACGCACGCGACCACGGCTGGTACCGCGACGGCGGCGGGACCGAGGAGAACGTCACGCCCCACTACTTCCGGCACTTCTTCACGACCCACCTCCGGGACCGAACGGGCGACCGCGGGGTCGTCAAGTATCTGCGGGGCGACGTGGCACAGGACGTCATCGACACGTACACCCACGAGTGGGGCAGCAGAGTCCGGGAGAGTTACGAGAATCACATTTATTCACTGCTGTGA
- a CDS encoding DUF5805 domain-containing protein — MGDDSDERTSVRTYVPRYQKERWQSHAERLDMSQSEFVRTMVQAGRSGFEPDDPNSANAEAEEPRSPDADPGGNELETRVVEALSDGDHYDWDELVAALTDDIEQRLDETLQELQSDGRVRYSGRHGGYVLDE, encoded by the coding sequence ATGGGAGATGACAGTGACGAGCGCACCTCGGTGCGGACCTACGTTCCGAGATACCAGAAGGAACGGTGGCAGTCCCACGCCGAAAGGCTCGATATGAGCCAGAGCGAGTTCGTCCGGACGATGGTTCAGGCCGGCCGGAGCGGATTCGAACCCGACGATCCGAATTCGGCGAACGCCGAAGCTGAGGAACCCCGTTCTCCGGACGCTGACCCTGGGGGTAACGAGCTCGAAACACGTGTCGTCGAGGCCCTCTCCGATGGGGACCATTACGACTGGGACGAGCTGGTCGCGGCCCTCACCGACGACATCGAGCAACGCCTCGACGAGACGCTTCAGGAGTTGCAGTCGGACGGTCGGGTGAGATACAGCGGTCGCCACGGGGGGTACGTGCTCGACGAATGA